Proteins encoded by one window of Ferrimicrobium sp.:
- a CDS encoding AbrB/MazE/SpoVT family DNA-binding domain-containing protein, translating into MGKEKTFVTVQSRGVVAIPPAIRRHLGLDQAGAQVEVIERDGEIVLRPHFAVPMDQAWFWSERWQQLEREADEAIASGHVADADGIDELLGELDS; encoded by the coding sequence ATGGGTAAGGAGAAGACTTTTGTCACAGTCCAGAGTCGGGGTGTAGTCGCAATTCCACCAGCGATCCGGCGTCACTTAGGCTTGGATCAGGCGGGTGCACAGGTCGAGGTGATCGAGCGCGACGGAGAGATCGTTCTTCGTCCACACTTCGCAGTGCCAATGGACCAGGCCTGGTTCTGGTCCGAGCGTTGGCAGCAACTGGAACGAGAGGCCGACGAAGCCATCGCCTCCGGGCATGTCGCTGACGCTGATGGCATCGACGAACTGCTTGGCGAACTCGATTCGTGA